One region of Mucilaginibacter sp. 14171R-50 genomic DNA includes:
- a CDS encoding Spy/CpxP family protein refolding chaperone, translating to MKKIMMICLFLVGISAVSFAQGRQRMSTADRVKAMKESLKLTDDQAAKITVIYDAQMKSMDSLRNAGGDMRTQMRPMMQATNDKVKAVLTAEQAAAWQKEMDERRAQRQNGGGGR from the coding sequence ATGAAAAAGATCATGATGATTTGCTTGTTCCTTGTTGGGATATCAGCAGTTAGCTTCGCGCAGGGCCGCCAGAGAATGAGCACTGCCGACAGGGTTAAAGCAATGAAGGAAAGCCTGAAACTTACTGACGACCAGGCGGCAAAGATCACCGTTATTTACGATGCGCAAATGAAATCGATGGATAGCCTTCGTAACGCCGGTGGTGATATGCGTACACAAATGCGCCCGATGATGCAAGCTACCAATGATAAGGTAAAAGCTGTTTTAACTGCTGAGCAGGCAGCTGCATGGCAGAAAGAAATGGACGAAAGACGTGCCCAAAGACAAAATGGCGGCGGTGGCCGGTAA
- a CDS encoding penicillin-binding protein 1A, which yields MFREIKNRYLRYFTILIYFIIIFFCAIELNFLWLFGYSPDMSDIKTPTMSLSSEVYTADGKLIGRFYKENRSPVEYKSISPNLINALVYTEDARFYKHGGVDFVGFMGSLVSTAKGDRRGGSTITQQLAKNLFNTRKRKSQGIIRHIPLIRTVVFKCKEWLTAFKIEHLYNKQQILTLYLNTVPFGNNSFGIKTATLKYFNKTPDAVNPAEAATLIGMLKATSTYNPRVYPQRSLERRNVVLGQMEKYGYLKKADYDRYSKMPLNLDLSYVDRTGQSDSYIRRAVEKWLDKWCKDNDYDLYEDGLKIYTTIDSKLQQYAEEAVAQKMKMLQKRFNNLWGNKNPWRDSKGVEIKDFLLKAEQRLPIYKLLSKKYNGDTTEIKKYFEKKKHMTVFTWNGDKDTTFSSIDSIKYYAKLLNTGMMTMEPSTGKIKVWVGGIDYKYFNYDHVNQAKRQAGSTFKPFAYVTALDNGFTPCDKFTDKPVTIKYKDNGKDDVWQPNNADFHFSYRDMSLRWAMGKSVNSITAQLTEHVGWDKIVDYAHKIGIESPLKSVPSVSLGSNDVSVFEMVRAYSTFLNKGEKVDPLLVTKITDQKGDVLQEFKLKAERVLSEETAWLMLYMFRGGMEEPGGTSQALWEYPDLWKKNNQIGGKTGTSSDYVDGWYMGITKDLVTGVWVGCDDRSVHFTTSETGEGSHTALPIFGAFMEKVYTDPKSGYTYGPFPKPWVKITKEYICPSPVIREDTTSTDSLMETPMDTTSAPATVPPPAENPEGAPPATNN from the coding sequence ATGTTCAGAGAAATAAAGAACCGGTACCTAAGATACTTTACTATACTTATATATTTCATTATCATCTTTTTTTGCGCCATCGAATTAAATTTTCTGTGGCTATTTGGCTATTCGCCCGATATGAGCGATATCAAAACGCCCACCATGTCGCTTTCATCAGAAGTTTACACGGCGGATGGTAAGCTCATCGGTCGTTTTTACAAAGAGAACCGTTCGCCTGTTGAATATAAAAGCATCTCCCCTAACCTGATAAACGCCCTTGTTTATACCGAAGACGCGCGTTTTTATAAACATGGGGGCGTAGATTTTGTGGGCTTTATGGGTAGCCTGGTATCAACCGCAAAAGGCGACAGGCGCGGCGGCAGTACCATTACGCAGCAACTGGCGAAAAACCTTTTCAATACACGCAAGCGTAAATCACAGGGGATTATAAGGCACATCCCATTAATACGCACCGTAGTTTTTAAGTGTAAAGAGTGGCTAACGGCTTTCAAGATCGAGCATTTATATAACAAGCAGCAAATACTTACGCTCTATTTAAACACTGTTCCGTTTGGCAATAACTCCTTTGGTATAAAAACAGCTACCTTAAAATATTTTAACAAAACGCCCGATGCGGTTAACCCCGCCGAAGCGGCTACGCTCATAGGGATGTTAAAGGCCACATCAACCTATAATCCGCGTGTTTACCCGCAGCGCTCGTTAGAACGCCGCAACGTGGTACTTGGCCAGATGGAGAAATACGGTTACCTGAAAAAGGCCGATTACGATAGATATAGCAAGATGCCGTTGAACCTTGATCTGAGCTATGTAGACCGTACCGGGCAAAGCGACTCGTACATTCGCCGCGCTGTAGAGAAATGGCTCGACAAATGGTGCAAGGATAATGATTATGACCTGTACGAAGACGGGCTAAAAATATACACCACAATCGACTCGAAACTGCAGCAATATGCCGAGGAAGCCGTTGCTCAGAAAATGAAGATGCTGCAAAAACGCTTTAATAACCTTTGGGGCAATAAAAATCCGTGGAGGGACAGTAAAGGCGTTGAGATCAAAGACTTTTTATTGAAAGCCGAGCAAAGGCTCCCTATTTATAAGCTTCTTAGCAAAAAATACAATGGCGATACCACCGAGATAAAAAAATACTTCGAGAAAAAGAAACACATGACCGTTTTTACCTGGAACGGCGACAAGGACACCACTTTTTCAAGTATCGACTCTATAAAGTATTATGCAAAACTATTAAATACGGGCATGATGACCATGGAGCCATCTACCGGTAAAATAAAAGTTTGGGTTGGAGGCATCGATTATAAATATTTCAATTACGACCACGTAAACCAGGCAAAACGCCAGGCAGGTTCAACATTTAAACCGTTTGCTTACGTTACCGCTTTAGATAACGGTTTTACCCCTTGTGATAAGTTTACCGATAAGCCGGTAACCATTAAATATAAGGATAATGGCAAGGATGATGTGTGGCAGCCTAATAATGCCGATTTTCATTTTTCGTACCGCGACATGTCGTTACGCTGGGCGATGGGAAAATCTGTAAACTCTATAACCGCCCAACTTACAGAACATGTTGGATGGGACAAAATTGTGGATTATGCGCACAAGATAGGTATCGAAAGTCCGTTAAAATCGGTGCCGTCGGTATCGTTGGGCTCAAACGATGTATCGGTTTTTGAGATGGTGAGGGCTTACAGCACTTTCCTGAACAAGGGCGAAAAGGTAGACCCATTGCTGGTAACAAAAATAACGGATCAGAAAGGCGACGTTTTACAGGAGTTTAAACTGAAGGCCGAACGCGTTCTGAGCGAAGAAACAGCATGGTTAATGTTATATATGTTCCGTGGTGGTATGGAAGAGCCGGGTGGCACCTCGCAGGCGCTGTGGGAATATCCTGATCTTTGGAAAAAGAACAACCAGATTGGGGGTAAAACCGGGACATCAAGCGATTATGTTGATGGCTGGTATATGGGCATCACCAAAGACCTGGTAACCGGCGTTTGGGTAGGCTGCGATGACCGAAGCGTACATTTTACCACATCAGAAACGGGCGAAGGCTCGCACACCGCATTGCCTATTTTTGGCGCTTTTATGGAAAAGGTTTACACAGACCCTAAATCCGGTTATACATACGGGCCTTTCCCGAAGCCGTGGGTTAAGATAACTAAGGAATATATTTGCCCGTCGCCGGTGATAAGGGAGGACACAACCAGTACCGATAGCCTGATGGAAACCCCGATGGATACTACAAGCGCGCCGGCAACGGTACCGCCGCCCGCAGAAAACCCTGAGGGCGCCCCGCCGGCAACAAATAATTAG
- a CDS encoding LexA family transcriptional regulator, with protein sequence MSKISQNIKFLRKKKGLTQQQFADQVGIKRSLVGAYEEERAEPKYELLKQLAIFFDVSIDDFINETIDEKWAPKPKGNPANLRILSISVDKEDNENIEMVPLKASAGYLNGYADPEYVSQLPKLYLPMFKQGTYRGFEIKGDSMLPLQSGTIIIGEYQENWADVKIGETYVFITKSDGVVYKRAGNKYKENRNLKLISDNPVYEPYEVNAEDVLEVWKAKAYISTHMPMPTPEPTMESLTSMMAQMQRSIANLNNKDIN encoded by the coding sequence ATGTCGAAAATTTCACAAAATATTAAGTTCCTTAGAAAAAAGAAAGGGCTAACCCAGCAGCAATTTGCCGATCAAGTTGGCATAAAGCGTTCATTAGTAGGCGCATACGAGGAAGAGCGGGCCGAACCCAAATATGAACTACTAAAACAATTAGCAATATTTTTTGATGTGTCCATTGACGATTTTATTAACGAAACCATTGACGAAAAATGGGCGCCTAAGCCAAAAGGCAACCCCGCAAACCTTAGGATACTAAGTATTTCGGTAGATAAGGAGGACAATGAAAATATTGAGATGGTACCGCTAAAGGCCAGCGCTGGTTACCTTAATGGCTATGCCGACCCTGAATACGTATCGCAATTGCCAAAGCTTTATTTGCCCATGTTTAAACAAGGCACTTATCGCGGTTTCGAGATCAAAGGCGACTCGATGCTGCCCCTGCAATCGGGTACTATTATAATAGGTGAATACCAGGAGAACTGGGCCGATGTAAAAATTGGCGAAACGTATGTTTTTATCACTAAAAGTGATGGTGTGGTTTACAAGCGCGCGGGTAATAAATATAAAGAGAACCGGAACCTGAAACTAATATCAGATAACCCGGTATATGAGCCATATGAAGTAAACGCTGAAGATGTGCTGGAAGTTTGGAAAGCCAAAGCCTATATATCTACCCACATGCCAATGCCAACGCCCGAGCCTACTATGGAAAGCCTTACCAGCATGATGGCGCAGATGCAACGGTCGATAGCTAACCTTAACAATAAGGATATTAATTAA
- the msrB gene encoding peptide-methionine (R)-S-oxide reductase MsrB — translation MKRSILAILIISLVAAFGCDNLNGQNKTVVEKGRLSKPAAEWKKKLTANQYEIMVNRGTEPPFNNAYYNNHQKGVYVSAATGEVLFTSADKFDSGTGWPSFVKPADTGKIAIVHDSSFGMSRDEVVEKSTGLHLGHVFNDGPADRGGKRYCMNSGALIFIKK, via the coding sequence ATGAAAAGATCGATATTGGCGATACTGATAATTAGCCTGGTTGCAGCTTTTGGCTGCGATAACTTAAACGGACAAAACAAAACCGTGGTCGAAAAGGGACGGCTTAGCAAACCGGCCGCAGAGTGGAAAAAGAAACTAACGGCAAATCAATACGAAATAATGGTAAATCGTGGCACCGAGCCACCTTTTAATAACGCGTATTATAATAACCATCAAAAAGGTGTTTATGTAAGTGCAGCTACTGGCGAAGTGCTGTTTACCTCAGCCGATAAATTTGACAGTGGCACCGGCTGGCCAAGTTTTGTAAAACCGGCAGATACCGGTAAGATAGCAATAGTGCATGATAGCAGCTTCGGCATGAGCCGCGATGAGGTTGTCGAAAAAAGTACAGGCCTGCACCTGGGCCACGTGTTTAACGACGGCCCTGCCGACAGGGGCGGCAAACGATACTGTATGAATTCGGGCGCCTTGATATTTATTAAAAAGTAA
- a CDS encoding GIY-YIG nuclease family protein — protein MKRFVYIITDRNRKNLHVGMCTDLLKTLKFYSEMPTLFFDSAQQLNRLVYFEEINTEEQAMERFKMVSTYTRPQKEKMIRPVNPDWVDLTAGLNYECGVRVRPTYGRPSIQAARRAVTF, from the coding sequence ATGAAGAGGTTCGTTTATATAATCACAGACAGAAACAGGAAGAATTTACATGTTGGTATGTGTACCGATCTGCTTAAAACCCTAAAGTTTTACAGCGAAATGCCGACGTTATTTTTTGATAGCGCCCAGCAACTTAACCGTTTGGTTTATTTTGAAGAGATTAATACCGAAGAGCAGGCCATGGAGCGCTTTAAAATGGTGAGCACTTACACCCGCCCTCAAAAAGAAAAAATGATACGCCCGGTAAACCCGGATTGGGTTGACCTAACCGCAGGATTAAATTATGAATGTGGGGTGAGGGTAAGGCCCACTTATGGCAGGCCATCAATACAAGCAGCGCGCAGGGCGGTTACTTTTTAA
- a CDS encoding basic secretory protein-like protein — MNKRLPYKLSIKYPFILLCLTVALLFSQQAKAQYFGQNKVRYKNLKFKVYKTPHFEIYYYLKNDSLIKRFAQESELWYTLHQQVFRDTFNKPNPIILYANHPDFQQTTAIDGEISVGTGGITEGLKNRVVMPIMETNQTTRHVLGHELVHAFQYHTLLGHDSSNFENIGNLPLWMIEGMAEYLSLGKKDAYTAMWMRDAYLNHDIPTVRALTESNKYFPYRYGEAFWSFLGSTYGDTIIVPFFKNTARFGLEYGIRRTFGYDDKTLSRLWQNSIENTYKPFLKDTVQTPVGNRIIDAKTGGDLTVAPSVSPDGKYLAFLSSKSLFSIDLYLSDAKTGRIIKRLTSKVSNTHIDEFNFIESAGTWSPDSKKFAFSVFSKGRNRMLVVNVPDGSIANDVSMGKAGQFSNLSWSPDGKNVAFQGLSEGQSDLYMYNFDSKKVTQLTNDKYSDYQPNFSRDGKRIIFSSDRATYDTKLSQDITFDLAELDIATGKVTDIKVFDGANNLNPQYSSDGTQVYFLSNKDGFRNMYRYTLASGKVEQLTDLFTGICGITEYSPALSLSANDDVVYSYYRAQKYAIYNAKVSDFKPIVVDGGNTDFTAAMLPPIRAVGVDLINSNLNNYLAYSKIPLDSIRAIPYKPKFKLDYLASNGIGASVGSYGTGLSSGIQGVFSDILGRNQIYAGLAVNGEIYDFGGQVVYINQQGRWNFGVGLSHIPYQSGTYGYGFTTIDFGGQPTPVYEEKTDIIRTFEDQLQAFASYPMSRTLRAEIGTSASRYSYRVDRYSTYYSYATLEDEFGNQQLYLGNAIDFKKHKISREQFRSEYGQDLKPFAIYGLSTALVGDDSYFGIAAPLNGHRFRIEAEYNFGTYHFFAPTIDLRKYVRTAPVTFAARLYGYGRLGGDASALYPLYVGYPFLIRGYEAQTFYNSQTATTNNFTIDQLSGSRIAVANFEVRLPFTGPEKLAVIKSKFLFTDLNLFFDAGLAWNQGDQVKFKLNPDIVGYNNFTDQAGNTVQYPVYNRVPALSAGISLRVNVFGAFVLEPYYAFPFNRSDVKKPVFGLTFAPGW, encoded by the coding sequence ATGAATAAACGCTTACCTTATAAGTTATCTATAAAGTACCCTTTTATATTATTGTGCCTTACCGTTGCCCTGCTGTTTAGCCAGCAGGCAAAAGCCCAGTACTTCGGCCAAAACAAGGTGCGTTATAAAAACCTTAAATTCAAGGTTTATAAAACCCCGCACTTCGAGATCTATTATTACCTGAAGAACGACAGCCTGATAAAGCGCTTTGCACAGGAAAGCGAGTTATGGTATACGCTGCACCAGCAGGTGTTCCGCGATACGTTTAACAAGCCTAATCCCATTATATTATATGCCAATCACCCCGATTTCCAGCAAACTACCGCTATCGACGGGGAAATTAGTGTTGGTACAGGCGGTATTACCGAAGGTTTAAAGAACCGCGTGGTAATGCCCATAATGGAAACAAACCAAACAACCCGGCATGTACTGGGGCACGAGTTGGTGCATGCCTTTCAATACCACACATTGCTCGGTCACGATTCGTCGAACTTTGAGAACATAGGTAACCTGCCGCTATGGATGATAGAGGGTATGGCGGAATACCTGTCGTTAGGTAAAAAAGATGCGTATACAGCTATGTGGATGCGCGATGCATATCTGAACCACGATATCCCCACCGTTCGCGCGCTTACCGAGAGCAATAAATACTTTCCGTACCGGTATGGCGAAGCCTTTTGGTCATTTTTAGGTTCTACTTATGGCGATACCATTATTGTGCCTTTCTTTAAAAACACGGCGCGGTTTGGCCTGGAGTACGGTATAAGGCGAACCTTTGGTTATGACGACAAAACCCTTTCAAGGCTATGGCAAAATTCTATCGAAAATACCTATAAGCCTTTTTTAAAAGATACCGTACAAACGCCGGTGGGTAACCGTATTATTGATGCCAAAACAGGCGGCGACCTTACCGTTGCCCCATCCGTAAGTCCCGATGGCAAATACCTGGCGTTCCTGTCATCAAAAAGCCTTTTCAGTATTGATCTTTATTTATCTGACGCTAAAACCGGCAGGATCATAAAACGCCTGACCAGTAAGGTATCTAACACACACATTGATGAATTCAACTTTATAGAGTCGGCGGGCACGTGGTCGCCCGATAGTAAAAAATTCGCGTTCAGCGTGTTCAGTAAAGGGCGCAACCGCATGTTGGTTGTTAATGTACCTGATGGCAGTATTGCAAACGATGTTTCTATGGGCAAGGCAGGCCAATTCAGTAACTTGTCGTGGTCTCCGGATGGCAAAAACGTGGCTTTTCAGGGATTATCTGAAGGGCAGTCGGATCTGTACATGTATAATTTCGACTCAAAGAAAGTTACTCAACTTACCAACGATAAATATTCTGATTACCAGCCAAATTTTTCAAGGGATGGTAAACGTATCATTTTCTCGAGCGACAGGGCTACTTATGATACAAAACTCTCGCAGGATATTACTTTTGATTTAGCCGAATTGGATATAGCTACCGGCAAAGTAACCGATATTAAGGTGTTCGACGGGGCTAATAACCTAAACCCGCAGTACTCTTCAGATGGCACACAGGTTTACTTCCTGTCAAACAAAGATGGTTTCAGAAACATGTACCGCTATACCTTGGCAAGCGGTAAGGTTGAGCAGTTAACAGATCTGTTCACGGGCATTTGCGGTATCACGGAATATTCGCCGGCGTTGAGCCTTTCTGCTAACGATGACGTGGTTTACTCCTATTACCGTGCCCAAAAGTATGCCATTTATAACGCGAAGGTATCTGATTTTAAACCCATTGTGGTTGATGGCGGCAATACAGATTTTACAGCAGCAATGCTCCCCCCTATCCGTGCGGTTGGCGTCGACCTTATCAACAGCAACCTGAATAATTACCTTGCGTACAGTAAAATACCACTCGATTCTATACGCGCCATACCATACAAACCCAAGTTTAAGTTAGATTATCTGGCCAGTAACGGCATCGGGGCTTCGGTGGGTTCATACGGCACCGGGCTGTCAAGCGGGATCCAAGGCGTATTCAGCGATATACTGGGGCGTAACCAAATTTATGCGGGACTTGCTGTAAATGGCGAAATATATGATTTTGGCGGGCAGGTGGTTTATATCAACCAGCAGGGCCGGTGGAATTTTGGCGTGGGGTTATCGCATATCCCGTACCAGTCGGGTACCTACGGGTACGGCTTTACTACTATAGACTTTGGCGGCCAGCCCACGCCGGTTTATGAAGAGAAAACAGATATCATCCGCACGTTTGAAGATCAGCTGCAGGCGTTTGCTTCGTACCCCATGTCCAGAACATTACGCGCGGAGATTGGCACCTCGGCCTCGCGCTATTCATACCGTGTAGACCGGTACAGCACCTATTACAGCTACGCCACCCTTGAGGATGAATTTGGCAATCAGCAGCTTTACCTGGGCAATGCAATCGACTTTAAAAAACATAAAATATCGCGTGAGCAATTCCGCAGCGAATACGGCCAGGACCTGAAACCCTTTGCTATATATGGCCTGAGCACCGCGTTGGTGGGCGACGATTCGTACTTCGGCATAGCCGCGCCGCTTAACGGGCATCGTTTTCGCATAGAAGCCGAGTACAATTTTGGTACTTATCACTTTTTTGCTCCTACAATTGACCTGAGAAAATACGTAAGGACCGCGCCGGTAACATTTGCTGCAAGGTTGTATGGCTATGGCAGGCTGGGCGGGGATGCAAGCGCGCTATATCCGCTATATGTGGGCTATCCGTTTCTTATCCGCGGCTACGAAGCTCAAACCTTTTACAACTCGCAAACCGCTACTACCAATAACTTCACCATCGACCAGTTGTCGGGCAGCCGTATAGCGGTGGCTAACTTCGAGGTGCGCCTGCCATTTACCGGGCCCGAAAAGTTGGCCGTGATCAAGTCGAAGTTTTTATTTACCGACCTTAACCTGTTTTTTGATGCCGGACTTGCGTGGAACCAGGGCGACCAGGTGAAGTTTAAACTAAACCCGGATATTGTAGGTTATAACAATTTTACAGATCAGGCAGGTAATACTGTTCAATACCCGGTATATAACCGTGTGCCGGCGTTAAGCGCAGGCATATCGTTAAGGGTAAATGTTTTTGGCGCGTTTGTACTCGAGCCCTATTACGCTTTTCCTTTCAACCGATCGGATGTTAAAAAGCCTGTGTTTGGCTTAACCTTTGCACCGGGCTGGTAG